In the genome of Croceimicrobium hydrocarbonivorans, one region contains:
- a CDS encoding SET domain-containing protein, producing MIHPHTELKFISAEVGYGVVATQFIPAGTITWVLDKLDREFSPAEFQALEPIYQNILDTYTFRNNQGNLVLCWDNGRFVNHSFNSNCLTTAYDFEIAIRDIQPGEQLTDDYGYLNIPYPFRGYDEGTRRKTVYPDDLLKYYKVWDNKIKKVFPRILKLDQALKPVMNPKTWDLVEKVVNGEVEMDSILSNYFQDNREKA from the coding sequence ATGATACATCCTCATACTGAGCTGAAATTTATCAGCGCCGAGGTAGGCTACGGAGTGGTAGCTACGCAATTTATTCCGGCCGGAACCATAACCTGGGTTTTAGATAAGCTAGATCGTGAATTCAGTCCTGCCGAATTTCAGGCCCTGGAGCCTATTTATCAAAACATTTTAGACACTTATACCTTTCGCAATAATCAGGGGAATCTGGTTTTGTGTTGGGATAATGGTCGCTTCGTTAATCACAGTTTTAATTCTAACTGCCTTACCACAGCTTATGATTTTGAAATTGCCATTCGCGATATCCAGCCTGGCGAGCAGCTAACAGACGATTATGGCTATTTAAATATTCCCTATCCTTTTCGGGGCTATGATGAAGGTACTCGTCGTAAAACGGTTTATCCCGATGATTTACTCAAGTACTATAAGGTATGGGATAATAAGATCAAGAAGGTCTTTCCTCGGATTCTGAAATTGGATCAGGCTTTAAAGCCGGTGATGAATCCAAAAACCTGGGATTTGGTAGAAAAGGTGGTTAATGGCGAAGTGGAAATGGACTCTATTCTTAGTAATTACTTCCAAGATAATCGTGAGAAGGCCTAA
- a CDS encoding GNAT family N-acetyltransferase, whose protein sequence is MSTNNIYLRESQIEDFEDIMRVEELAFGYPKEAQLCADLLKDPSAKPLLSLLAFDGTKAIGHVLFTRAYLNNRASNQPLHHILAPLAIIPEYQKQGIGALLIQAGIQKLKSMGSELLFVLGHMDYYPKHGFIPDAGAMGFQAPYPIPVEFANAWMVQSLNGELAEKPKGQILCSLELNKEEHWRE, encoded by the coding sequence ATGTCAACAAATAATATATACCTACGCGAAAGTCAAATTGAAGACTTCGAAGATATAATGCGGGTTGAGGAGCTTGCTTTTGGATATCCCAAAGAAGCTCAATTATGTGCCGACCTTTTAAAGGACCCCTCGGCAAAGCCTTTACTTTCCTTATTAGCTTTTGATGGGACTAAGGCGATAGGCCATGTTCTTTTTACACGAGCTTATCTAAATAATCGAGCAAGCAATCAGCCTTTGCATCATATCCTGGCCCCACTGGCAATAATTCCTGAGTACCAAAAGCAAGGCATAGGCGCTCTGCTTATCCAAGCGGGTATTCAAAAACTGAAATCCATGGGTTCGGAATTACTATTCGTGCTCGGACACATGGACTACTATCCTAAACATGGTTTTATACCGGATGCGGGTGCCATGGGCTTCCAAGCTCCCTACCCCATTCCGGTCGAATTTGCCAATGCCTGGATGGTTCAGAGTTTGAATGGTGAATTAGCCGAAAAGCCAAAAGGCCAAATCCTTTGTTCTCTTGAGTTGAATAAAGAAGAACACTGGCGTGAATAG
- a CDS encoding SDR family oxidoreductase — protein MKIGITGASGQLGNHVIEQLKKRTDAGNLVALIRNPANIEGIEARVFDYEKPEELASALEGIETLLLISGNEIGSRARQHENVISAAEKAQVKRIVYTSILRADSSQISLAGEHLTTELRLKSSDLSYTILRNGWYTENYTASIPGALQGGAFIGSAADGKIASASRIDYAEAAAVVLTEEGHEGKTYELAGDHAYTLSEFAQEISKQSGKDIPYQNLAEKDFAQALKGFGIPDAFAEGLASWDVCASKGDLFDDGKMLSKLIGRPTTPYSVAIKEALA, from the coding sequence ATGAAAATAGGAATCACTGGCGCTAGCGGCCAATTAGGAAACCATGTTATTGAACAATTAAAGAAAAGAACTGATGCCGGTAATCTGGTAGCCCTGATTCGTAATCCAGCTAATATTGAAGGGATCGAAGCCCGTGTCTTTGATTATGAAAAACCGGAAGAATTAGCTTCGGCACTGGAAGGTATCGAAACCTTACTGCTAATTTCCGGGAACGAAATTGGTAGCCGTGCCCGTCAGCATGAAAATGTAATTTCCGCGGCCGAAAAAGCTCAGGTTAAGCGCATTGTTTACACCAGCATTTTACGCGCCGACAGCTCCCAAATCAGTTTGGCCGGAGAACATCTCACTACCGAATTACGCTTAAAGTCTTCCGACCTTAGCTATACCATTCTTCGCAATGGCTGGTATACCGAAAACTACACCGCTTCTATTCCTGGAGCCTTACAAGGTGGTGCCTTTATTGGTAGCGCTGCAGACGGAAAAATTGCTTCTGCCAGTCGCATTGACTACGCTGAGGCCGCGGCAGTAGTACTTACCGAAGAAGGTCATGAAGGTAAAACCTATGAATTAGCCGGCGACCATGCATACACCCTTAGCGAATTTGCGCAGGAAATCTCCAAGCAAAGTGGCAAGGACATTCCCTACCAAAACCTCGCTGAGAAAGACTTTGCTCAGGCCCTAAAAGGATTTGGTATTCCTGATGCTTTTGCGGAAGGCTTAGCCAGCTGGGATGTATGTGCCTCCAAAGGCGATCTCTTTGATGATGGCAAAATGCTCTCCAAACTGATTGGTCGTCCTACCACTCCTTATTCTGTCGCCATTAAAGAAGCATTGGCTTAA
- a CDS encoding putative signal transducing protein, with protein sequence MELITVRTFEKSIEAHMLKSRLESEGIPVYLFDEHTVGLNPLFNLSVDGIKLKVHPQDVELAQEIIEDFIHAPHETSAGEPLLCSECGSADFYESYQSMKGRKGFLSIIVSFLLGVYPIYYRTVIKCKSCGNEMEIQHQESENRSS encoded by the coding sequence ATGGAGTTGATTACCGTTCGGACATTTGAAAAGTCCATTGAAGCGCATATGCTTAAGAGCCGGCTGGAAAGTGAGGGGATTCCAGTTTATCTCTTTGATGAACATACAGTCGGTCTAAATCCGCTTTTTAACCTTTCGGTGGATGGGATTAAATTAAAGGTCCATCCACAAGATGTGGAGCTGGCTCAGGAGATTATTGAGGACTTTATTCATGCACCTCATGAAACCTCAGCGGGAGAGCCCTTGCTCTGCAGTGAATGTGGTTCGGCAGATTTCTATGAATCCTATCAATCCATGAAGGGAAGAAAGGGTTTTTTATCCATAATCGTATCCTTCTTACTAGGGGTTTATCCCATTTATTACCGCACCGTCATTAAGTGTAAGTCTTGTGGCAATGAGATGGAAATTCAGCATCAGGAGTCAGAAAATCGATCCAGCTAA
- a CDS encoding Rrf2 family transcriptional regulator — protein sequence MNNTRFASALHILTLLADSPGEWLNSEWIAGSLNVNPVVVRKELIVLHEAGLVQSRKGKNGGSTLAKDPQKISLAEIYLAVKNSEVLGKRHAQPSPECPIGKQINQKLTVLYQDIDQVLLKELEAHSVASFRAEFH from the coding sequence ATGAACAATACTCGATTTGCAAGCGCCCTTCACATTTTAACCCTCCTGGCGGATAGTCCGGGTGAGTGGTTAAATTCGGAGTGGATTGCCGGTAGCCTTAATGTGAATCCGGTGGTAGTGCGCAAAGAGCTTATTGTGCTGCATGAGGCAGGCTTAGTACAAAGTCGTAAGGGAAAAAACGGGGGCAGTACTCTGGCTAAGGATCCGCAGAAAATTAGTCTGGCCGAAATTTATTTAGCCGTCAAAAACTCTGAGGTTTTAGGTAAACGCCATGCCCAACCCAGCCCCGAATGCCCCATCGGCAAACAAATAAATCAGAAACTGACTGTTCTCTATCAAGATATTGATCAGGTACTTTTAAAGGAATTAGAAGCGCATAGTGTAGCCAGCTTTAGAGCAGAATTTCACTAG
- a CDS encoding PB1 domain-containing protein, with protein sequence MKVTCQVDCGNSPKREFLKELSQLFAAYEIDLAMSYMDEDIHWTLVGDQAINGKENFAAALREHSDNKVKELILHSIITHGKEAAVYGEMLMENAKHFVFADIYTFKSAKGNKVKSIVSFVQLKSS encoded by the coding sequence ATGAAGGTCACCTGCCAGGTGGATTGCGGCAATTCTCCTAAACGCGAGTTTTTAAAGGAACTAAGTCAGCTTTTCGCAGCTTATGAAATTGATCTAGCCATGAGCTATATGGACGAAGATATCCATTGGACTTTAGTGGGAGACCAGGCCATTAACGGTAAAGAAAATTTCGCGGCGGCACTTCGGGAGCATAGCGACAATAAGGTGAAGGAGCTGATTCTTCACAGTATCATTACGCATGGAAAGGAAGCTGCAGTTTATGGCGAAATGCTAATGGAGAATGCTAAGCATTTTGTCTTTGCTGACATCTACACTTTTAAGAGTGCGAAAGGAAATAAGGTGAAGTCTATCGTTTCCTTTGTGCAATTGAAGAGTTCCTAA